The Haloprofundus salinisoli genome includes a region encoding these proteins:
- a CDS encoding hydroxypyruvate isomerase family protein: MVDFSVCIEMVYDDDPFHDRIGRAADAGAGAIEFWDWREKDLGALRAAADDADILIAGCTAGGVLTDLGATDETVETIRESIATASELDCPTLIVTTGPDQDGASRETQHENIVEILGRVAKEAEDADVTLVVEPLNTAVDHPGYYLTDTAEGVDIVREVDSPSVKLLYDVYHQQVTEGNVIETITENIDHIGHIHIADVPGRHEPGTGEINYENLLAAIDDAGYDGYVGCEFTPTVDPDKALAATFELD, from the coding sequence ATGGTCGATTTCTCGGTCTGCATCGAGATGGTGTACGACGACGATCCGTTTCACGACCGCATCGGACGCGCCGCCGACGCCGGTGCCGGCGCGATAGAGTTCTGGGACTGGCGGGAGAAAGACCTCGGGGCGCTACGGGCAGCGGCCGACGACGCCGACATTCTTATCGCCGGTTGTACCGCGGGCGGCGTACTGACTGACCTCGGCGCGACCGACGAGACGGTCGAAACCATCCGCGAGTCGATCGCGACGGCGTCGGAACTCGACTGCCCGACGCTCATCGTCACGACGGGGCCCGATCAAGACGGCGCGAGTCGGGAGACCCAACACGAGAATATCGTCGAGATACTCGGTCGGGTCGCGAAAGAGGCCGAGGACGCGGATGTGACGCTCGTCGTCGAACCGCTGAACACAGCCGTCGACCACCCTGGCTACTATCTGACCGACACCGCCGAGGGGGTTGACATCGTCCGCGAAGTCGACTCTCCGAGCGTGAAGCTCCTCTATGACGTGTACCACCAGCAGGTGACCGAAGGCAACGTCATCGAGACCATCACCGAGAACATCGACCACATCGGGCACATCCATATCGCCGACGTTCCCGGCCGACACGAACCGGGGACGGGCGAGATTAACTACGAAAACCTCCTCGCGGCCATCGACGACGCCGGCTACGACGGGTACGTCGGATGTGAGTTCACCCCGACTGTCGACCCCGATAAAGCGCTAGCAGCTACGTTCGAACTCGACTAA
- the dgoD gene encoding galactonate dehydratase, producing MTKIIDYDLYEVPPRWLFLRIETSDGTVGWGEPVVEGRAKTVERAVEELMDNYLLGEDPHSIEDHWQRMYRGGFYRGGPILMSAIAGIDQALWDIKGKHFGAPIYELLGGRARNRVRVYQWIGGDRPSEVGDAAAEKVSEGFTALKMNATSEMRRVDNPASVDSAVDRLREVRERVGPETDIGVDFHGRVSKPMAKRLAAALEPFEPMFIEEPVLPEHNDALPEIAAHTTIPIATGERMFSRWDFKEIFESQAVDVIQPDLSHAGGITEVKKIAAMAEAYDVAVAPHCPLGPIALASCIHVDACSPNALIQEQSLNIHYNETSDVLDYLQNPDVFHYDDGYVDIPDSPGLGIEINEEYVEQQAEQTVDWHNPVWRNDDGSVAEW from the coding sequence ATGACGAAGATAATCGACTACGACCTGTACGAAGTACCGCCACGATGGCTCTTCCTGCGTATCGAGACGAGCGACGGAACGGTCGGCTGGGGCGAACCAGTCGTCGAAGGTCGCGCGAAGACGGTCGAGAGGGCCGTCGAAGAACTGATGGACAACTACCTCCTCGGCGAGGACCCTCACTCTATCGAGGATCACTGGCAGCGGATGTACCGCGGCGGCTTCTACCGCGGCGGCCCGATTCTGATGAGCGCTATCGCGGGTATCGACCAAGCGCTGTGGGACATCAAGGGCAAACACTTCGGCGCCCCTATCTACGAACTGCTCGGCGGCCGAGCGCGAAATCGTGTACGCGTGTATCAGTGGATCGGCGGCGACAGACCCTCGGAAGTCGGCGACGCCGCCGCGGAGAAAGTCTCAGAAGGGTTCACGGCACTGAAGATGAACGCCACCTCCGAGATGCGTCGAGTTGACAACCCTGCGTCGGTCGACTCCGCGGTCGACAGACTTCGAGAGGTCCGCGAACGCGTCGGACCGGAGACCGACATCGGCGTCGACTTCCACGGGCGCGTTTCGAAGCCGATGGCGAAACGCCTCGCCGCCGCGTTGGAACCGTTCGAGCCGATGTTCATCGAGGAACCAGTGCTGCCCGAACACAACGATGCACTTCCCGAAATCGCGGCACACACCACTATTCCCATTGCCACGGGTGAACGGATGTTCTCACGGTGGGATTTCAAGGAGATATTCGAATCGCAAGCGGTCGACGTCATCCAACCGGACCTCTCGCACGCCGGCGGTATCACTGAAGTGAAGAAAATCGCCGCGATGGCCGAAGCCTACGACGTCGCCGTCGCACCGCACTGTCCCCTCGGACCCATCGCGCTCGCGTCCTGCATCCACGTTGACGCCTGCTCGCCGAACGCGCTTATCCAAGAACAGAGTCTCAACATCCACTACAACGAGACGAGCGATGTACTCGACTACCTCCAGAACCCGGACGTGTTCCACTACGACGATGGCTACGTCGACATCCCTGACTCACCGGGGCTCGGTATCGAAATCAACGAGGAGTACGTCGAACAGCAGGCCGAACAAACCGTCGATTGGCACAACCCTGTGTGGCGTAATGACGACGGGAGCGTCGCCGAATGGTGA
- a CDS encoding extracellular solute-binding protein, giving the protein MLGVAGAASLAGCSVSTDGNQNENGGNSSQDGGGSSSEMAQSSTGWGWDIAARSLQDAAETYNQENDADVTVEELGSDSWEQRFQTAITSGSGAPDFSVVQNFDVTNYASVNGLTDLTSRIDEAGIREDIVKTKWGTVSHNDAVYAIPWDIGPTGVFYKRDIYEEAGIDVESIETWDDFIQAGQQLPDDVAMVNLPQGDMGQTWRMYVRQLGGQAFTDDGAVALGSEESIRVAQLMKDMSDAGITTRIELWSGSWFTSFAEGTLASLPSAAWMDGTLRAELPDSAGNWGVYKLPAFEPGGNRASNRGGSNMAIPSQISDQSVVNRAFDFCLWAMTTPEVQNTMLENYGLFPSLSTAYDADIYDREQDFYDGQPIFRLFAEVATEIQPYNYTTDSPEAQDALETELGRMLDGAKSPEQAMKDAAQTVADRTDRELA; this is encoded by the coding sequence ATGCTCGGCGTTGCCGGCGCGGCCAGTTTAGCGGGATGTAGCGTCAGCACTGACGGCAACCAGAACGAGAACGGAGGAAACAGTTCACAGGACGGTGGCGGGTCGAGTTCGGAGATGGCCCAGTCGTCGACGGGATGGGGTTGGGACATCGCCGCCCGATCGCTGCAGGACGCCGCCGAAACGTATAACCAAGAGAACGATGCGGACGTCACCGTCGAGGAACTCGGCAGCGATTCCTGGGAGCAGCGGTTCCAGACCGCAATCACCAGCGGGAGTGGCGCGCCCGACTTCTCGGTCGTACAGAACTTCGACGTGACGAATTACGCGAGTGTCAACGGTCTCACCGACCTGACCAGCCGTATCGACGAGGCAGGTATTCGAGAAGACATCGTGAAGACGAAGTGGGGGACTGTCAGCCACAACGACGCGGTGTATGCAATTCCGTGGGACATCGGCCCGACAGGCGTATTCTACAAGCGTGATATATACGAGGAAGCCGGTATCGACGTAGAGAGTATCGAAACGTGGGACGACTTCATCCAGGCGGGACAGCAGCTTCCTGACGACGTTGCGATGGTGAACCTCCCACAAGGTGATATGGGTCAGACGTGGCGAATGTACGTGCGACAGCTCGGTGGACAGGCGTTCACCGACGACGGTGCCGTCGCTCTCGGCAGCGAAGAGAGCATACGTGTGGCTCAGTTGATGAAAGATATGAGTGACGCCGGAATTACGACTCGGATCGAACTGTGGTCCGGCAGTTGGTTTACTTCGTTCGCAGAAGGGACACTCGCATCGCTGCCAAGTGCAGCGTGGATGGACGGAACGCTCCGCGCCGAGCTGCCGGACTCCGCGGGGAACTGGGGCGTCTACAAACTCCCGGCGTTCGAGCCGGGCGGCAACCGTGCGTCGAACCGTGGCGGTTCGAACATGGCTATCCCCTCGCAAATCAGCGACCAGAGCGTCGTTAATCGCGCGTTCGACTTCTGTCTCTGGGCGATGACGACCCCAGAAGTCCAGAACACCATGCTGGAAAATTACGGCCTGTTCCCGTCGCTGAGTACGGCCTACGACGCCGATATCTACGACCGAGAACAGGATTTCTACGATGGACAGCCTATCTTCCGTCTGTTCGCGGAAGTGGCGACCGAGATTCAACCGTACAACTACACGACGGATTCACCCGAAGCGCAGGACGCGCTCGAAACCGAACTCGGCCGGATGCTTGACGGCGCGAAAAGTCCCGAGCAGGCGATGAAAGACGCCGCACAAACCGTCGCCGACCGGACCGACCGGGAACTCGCGTGA
- a CDS encoding Gfo/Idh/MocA family protein: MPYTVAVIGTGAEPENPGRDGYAMAYHHAAGYEKQDDCTLAACADIVRENAEAFAAEFDLDDDAIFGSYETMLQEVEPDIVSICVPPAIHERIAIDCIRSGVVDAIHCEKPMADTYGGAKLMTQEASRHGVQLTINHQRRFSDAVRTAKQLLDDGEIGELQRVEFSAPVGIFDYGSHSFDLCNYFNDETPGEWVLGQIHYDEENILFGTHNENQAIVHWEYENGVHGVAASDSTGTGGPTDAFRCHNRLIGTEGTIEVGPERENGEELPALRIRRGGGDWETVETEDGLHGWEFIDRAIAENVHCLETGETPELGAENALNATELIFSVWESARRRGRVDLPLDIDDNPLAAMIESGELTPKPAGED; the protein is encoded by the coding sequence ATGCCGTACACCGTAGCGGTAATTGGAACTGGCGCAGAGCCTGAGAACCCGGGGAGAGATGGGTACGCGATGGCGTATCACCACGCGGCCGGATACGAGAAACAGGACGATTGCACCTTGGCCGCCTGCGCGGATATCGTTCGGGAGAATGCCGAAGCTTTCGCGGCGGAGTTCGACCTCGACGACGACGCAATATTTGGGTCGTACGAGACGATGCTTCAGGAAGTCGAACCGGATATCGTCTCCATCTGCGTGCCGCCGGCGATTCACGAGCGCATCGCCATCGACTGTATCCGAAGCGGTGTCGTCGACGCGATTCACTGCGAGAAACCGATGGCCGACACCTACGGGGGCGCCAAACTCATGACACAGGAGGCGTCGCGCCACGGGGTCCAACTCACCATCAACCACCAGCGACGGTTCAGCGATGCAGTCAGAACCGCGAAGCAGTTGCTCGACGACGGTGAAATCGGCGAACTTCAGCGCGTGGAGTTTTCCGCTCCGGTCGGTATCTTCGACTACGGAAGCCACTCCTTCGACCTCTGTAACTACTTCAACGACGAGACGCCGGGTGAGTGGGTCCTCGGACAGATTCACTATGACGAAGAGAACATCCTCTTCGGCACGCACAACGAGAACCAGGCCATCGTCCACTGGGAGTACGAAAACGGCGTCCACGGCGTCGCCGCTTCCGACAGTACCGGAACCGGCGGGCCCACCGACGCGTTCCGCTGTCACAACCGACTCATCGGAACTGAGGGGACCATCGAAGTCGGACCCGAGAGAGAAAACGGCGAGGAACTGCCGGCATTGCGTATTCGCCGCGGCGGCGGTGACTGGGAGACTGTCGAAACCGAAGACGGACTCCACGGCTGGGAGTTCATCGACCGTGCCATCGCCGAGAACGTCCACTGTCTGGAGACGGGAGAAACGCCGGAACTCGGCGCGGAGAACGCGCTGAACGCCACCGAACTCATCTTCTCAGTATGGGAGTCGGCCCGTCGGCGGGGACGAGTCGACCTCCCACTGGATATCGACGACAATCCGCTCGCCGCGATGATCGAGTCGGGCGAACTCACGCCAAAGCCGGCGGGAGAGGACTGA
- a CDS encoding SDR family NAD(P)-dependent oxidoreductase, whose translation MVNLPDGGDNGSVGLASRDGRLSDRVAIVTGSTRGIGAGICRRFAAEGAAVVVSGRSEAAGEAVAREIHNAPTTGDATFIQCDMRDPEAIESLVEGTVDEFGCVDVLVNNAGVQTETSVEEATLDDWSFVLETDFRAYWLAAKHAIDHMPAGGSIVNISSNHAFVTMPEHFPYNAVKAGINGMTRAMALELGPLGIRANTINPGWIEVERTREELEGGRYEAVEELHPLDRIGQPGDVAGVATFLASDDAAFVTGESLLVDGGRSVVMDDDAFRSYKQRL comes from the coding sequence ATGGTGAATCTCCCGGACGGCGGCGATAACGGCAGCGTCGGGCTGGCGTCGAGAGACGGCCGCCTCAGCGACCGGGTCGCGATTGTCACCGGGTCGACGCGCGGGATCGGCGCAGGAATCTGTCGCCGTTTTGCGGCCGAGGGCGCAGCGGTCGTAGTCTCTGGTCGCAGTGAAGCGGCGGGCGAGGCTGTCGCCCGAGAGATACACAACGCACCGACAACGGGCGACGCGACGTTTATCCAGTGCGACATGCGCGACCCAGAAGCCATCGAATCACTCGTCGAGGGCACCGTCGACGAGTTCGGGTGTGTCGATGTCCTCGTCAACAACGCGGGCGTTCAAACCGAGACGAGCGTCGAGGAGGCGACACTCGACGACTGGTCGTTCGTTCTCGAGACCGACTTCCGCGCGTACTGGTTAGCTGCCAAGCACGCCATCGACCACATGCCTGCGGGCGGGAGTATCGTCAACATCTCGTCGAATCACGCGTTCGTCACGATGCCAGAACACTTCCCGTACAATGCCGTGAAGGCCGGAATCAACGGCATGACGCGGGCGATGGCGCTGGAACTCGGACCGCTCGGTATCCGCGCGAATACGATCAACCCGGGCTGGATAGAGGTCGAACGGACGAGAGAGGAACTCGAAGGCGGTCGGTACGAGGCGGTCGAGGAACTGCATCCGCTCGACCGAATCGGGCAACCTGGCGACGTCGCGGGCGTGGCGACGTTTCTGGCCAGCGACGACGCGGCGTTCGTCACGGGCGAGAGTCTCCTCGTCGACGGAGGCCGGTCTGTTGTGATGGACGACGACGCGTTTAGGTCCTACAAACAGCGTCTGTAG